The genomic window AGCCGGCCTCGCGGCCGTTGAAGTCCACGAGTTCGGGGCGGCGCAGCGTCCAGTCGTCGTAGCCCAGGCCCTCCTCGCCGAGCAGTTCGACCTCGAAGGCGGTCAATTGCTGGGCCAGCCGGGCGAAGCCGAGCTTGCCGCCGGCGCCCTCGGGCCCGGGCTGGCCGGCCGCCAGCTGCTGGCGCAGCCGCTCGCCGGTCAGCCGGAGCACCTCGGCGTCCACCCAGTGCTGCAGCAGCCGCTGGTGCAGCTCGGCGGTGCGCAACTCGGGCCGCTCGCGCCAGGTTTCGGCGACGATGCCGATCAGGCCGCCCTCCCGCGGGGTGCGCTGGCCGCCGATCGCCACCCGTTCGTTGTTCAGCGTGGTCGTGGCCACTCGCCAGCCCTCGCCGACGGCGCCGAGCCGGTCGGTGTCGGGGATCCGCACGTCGGTCAGGAAGACCTCGTTGAACTCCGCCTCGCCGGTGATCTGCCGCAGCGGGCGGACCTCCACACCGGGGTCGGTCATGTCGCAGACGAAGTAGGTGATGCCCTGGTGCTTGGGCACCGCCGGATCGGTGCGGGCGATCAGGATCGCCCAGCGCGCGGTGTGCGCGGAGGAGGTCCACACCTTCTGGCCGTTGACCAGCCAGCTGCCGTCGGCGTCGGGCACCGCGCGGGTGGCCAGCGCGGCCAGGTCGGAGCCGGCGCCGGGCTCGCTGAAGAGCTGGCACCAGACCTCCTCGCCGGTCCACAGCGGCCGCAGCCAGCGGTGCTGCTGCTCGGCGGTGCCGTAGCGCAGGATGGTGGGCGCCGCCATGCCCAGGCCGATGCCGATCCGGCGCGGGTCGTTGTCCGGCGCACCGGCGGCGGCCAGCTCGGCGTCCACCACGGCCTGCGACGCGCGCGGCGCGCCGAGGCCGCCCAGCCCGACGGGGAAGTGGACCCAGGCGAGGCCGGCATCGAACCGTGCGCGCAGGAAGTCGAGCCGGTCGACCTCCTGCGGCGGGTAGGCGGCCAGCAACTCCTGGACCCGCGCCCGCAGATCGTCCTCGCTCACCCCTGGTACCTCCTCAGCTCGCGGCGCGCCAGCGAGCGCCGGTGCACCTCGTCCGGTCCGTCGGCCAGCCGCAGTGTGCGGTTGCCCGCCCAGAGCTGGGCCAGCGGGGTGTCCTGGCTGACCCCCGCCGCGCCGTGCGCCTGCACGGCCTTGTCCAGGATCCACTCGACGGTCTGCGGGACCGCGATCTTGATCGCCTGGATCTCGGTGTGCGCGCCCTTGTTGCCCACGGTGTCCATCAGCCAGGCCGTCTTGAGCACCAGCAGCCGGGCCTGCTCGATCCGCACCCGGGACTCCGCGATCCAGTCCTGCACCACGCCCTGCGCGGCCAGCGGCTTGCCGAAGGCGACCCGCTCGGTGACCCGGCGGCACATCAGCTCCAGGGCCCGCTCGGCGATCCCGATCGCCCGCATGCAGTGGTGGATCCGCCCCGGGCCGAGCCGGGCCTGGGCGATCGCGAAGCCCGAGCCCGGCTCGCCGATCAGGTTGGCGGCCGGCACCCGGACGTCCTCGAAGAGCACCTCGGCGTGGCCGCCGTGGTCGCGGTCCTCGTAGCCGAAGACCGTCATCGCCCGCTTGACGGTGACGCCCGGGGTGTCGCGCGGCACCAGGATCATCGACTGCTGGCGGCGCGGGTCGCCGTGCGGGTCGGTCTTGCCCATCACGATGAAGATCCGGCAGTCGGGGTTCATCGCCCCGGTGATGTACCACTTGCGGCCGTTGACCACGTAGTCGCCGCCGTGCCGCTCGATCCGGGTCTCGATGTTGGAGGCGTCCGAGGAAGCCACCTCCGGCTCGGTCATCGCGAAGGCGGAGCGGATCTCGCCGTTGAGCAGCGGCTCCAGCCACTGCTTGCGCTGCGCCTCGTCGCCGAACTGCGCCAGCAGCTCCATGTTCCCGGTGTCGGGGGCCGCGCAGTTGACCGCGGCGGGCGCCAGCAGGATGCTGCGGCCGGTGAGTTCGGCGAGCGGCGCGTACTGCAGGTTGGGCAGCTCGCAGAAGAGGTTCCACAGGCCCTGCGCCCGTGCCTCCTGCTGGAGTTCGCGGACGACCGCCGGCGTCGACCAGTCCTCGTTGACGACCAGGCGCGACTCGGCGGGGTAGACGTGTTCGGTGAGGAAGGCCGAGAGCTGTTCGCGCAGCTCCTCGGTGCGGGCGTCGAAGGCGAAGTCCATGCGGGTCAGCGCTCCTTGAGTGCGGTCAGGCCGTGCGCGACGAAGAGCGGGACCAGCTCGCCGACCCGGTCGAAGCCGGCCCCGACGGTGCGCCCCTGGCCGTAGCGGAAGTGGATGCCCTCCAGCACCACGGCGAGCTTGAACGAAGCGAAGGCCACGTACCAGTCGACGGCGGCCACGTCCCGCCCGGAGCGGCCGGCGTAGCGGTCGATCAGCTCGGCGCCGGACGGGAAGCCGGGTGCCAGCGCGACGCCCGGGATCACCCCGGCGAACTCGGCGGCCAGTTCGGTGTACATCACCAGCAGCCCGAGGTCGGTGAGCGGGTCGCCGAGGGTGGACATCTCCCAGTCCAGCACGGCGGTGATCCGGTCGTCCGGGCCGACCAGCACGTTGTCCAGCCGGTAGTCACCGTGCAGCAGGGTGGGCGCGGGGGAGGGCGGCAGGGTCGCGTCGAGCTTGGTGGCCAGCTCGTCGATGCCGGCCACCTCGCGGCTGCGGGAGGCCGCCAGCTGCTTGCCCCAGCGCTGCACCTGCCGGGCCAGGAAGCCCTCCGGTCGTCCGAAGTCGGCCAGCCCGACTTCCTGCGGATCGACGCCGTGCAGCGCGACCAGCGTGTCCACCAGGTGGTCGGCCAGCGCGCGCACCCGGGCCGGGCCGAGCGCGGCCAGCGCCGCACTGTCGCGGTGCGCGGTGCCCTCGACGAACTCCATCAGGTAGAACGGCGCGCCGATCACCGACGGGTCCTCGGTCAGCCGCACCGCGCGCGGCACCGGGACGGGCGAGTCGGCGAGCGCGCCGATCACCCGGTACTCGCGGGCCATGTCGTGCGCGGTGGCCAGCACGTGCCCCAGCGGCGGGCGGCGCAGCACCCAGCGCCGCTCGCCGTCGGTCAGCCGGTAGGTCAGGTTGGAACGGCCGCCCTCGATCAGCTCGGCGCTCAGCGCTCCGGTGCCCAGGTGGGCCCGGAGGGCGGCGAGGTCGAGTCCGGGGGGATTGTCGGTCATGGCATCCTCGGCGAGAGTGGGACTGACTAAGCGCTTGCTTAGCCTCTCGCTCCTGGCGGGGGATGTCAACGAAAACAGCGGGGCCGCGCCCACCCGTGGTGGACGCGGCCCCTGGCTCCGCCGGACTTCTCAGTGCCCGTCGGAGCGCTTGCGGTGCAGCACGAAGCTCTCCATCGGGCTGATCGACCCGTCCGGCTGGGCCACCCGGTAGTAGGTGACGTGGATGCTGGTGGTGCCGCCCGGCTTGGTGCCCGGGTCCACGGTGAAGGCGGCGAAGCCGTAGGCGTGGTCCAGGTCCCGCACGCCGATCCACGGTGCGTCCTCGTGCACGTACACCGGTGTGCGCTTGCCGTTGGCGCCCACCGCGCCGACCCCGGTGATCACCTTGGCCTGGGCGGGCTTGAAGAACTGGCTGTTGCTCGGCGAGGAGTTGCCGCCGCCGCCCAGCACCATGTGCACGGTGCCCTGCGAGGTGTCCATCACGTCGGTGGCGGTGGAGACCGGGTTCGGCGTCAGCGTCTCCGAGCCGGAGACGGTGCCGCGCACCGGCAGCGAGCGCTCGTAGTCGTGCTCGTGGCCGCAGACCACCAGGTCCACCTGGTAGCGGTCGAAGAGCGGCCCCCACTGCTCGCGTACGCCGCGGTCGGCGCCGTTGGCGTCCGAGGAGCTGATGACGACCTGGTGCATGCAGACCACCACCCAGTCGATCGAGCGGTCGGCCCGGGCCTTGGCCAGGTCCTTCTCCAGCCAGGCGCGCTGGGCGCCGCCGCTGTAGCCGTGCACGTAGGCGTCGCCGGCGTCCTGGTAGGCCACGTCGTCGTTCTGCAGCACCACCACGTGCACCGAGCCGACCGTGAAGGAGTACCACAGGCCCTTGGTCTCGTCGTCCCCGCCGTTGTCCGGCAGGTCGAAGCGGGTCTGGAAGGCGGTGAAGCCGATCGGCCCGTTGGACTTCTCGTTCTCGTGGTTGCCGGCCGCCGGCATCCACGGGCGGTAGCGCGCCGAGCGGGTGTTGTTGGCGAAGAAGCCCTGCCAGGTGCGCAGCCGGTCCGGCGAGATGTTGGCGTAGCACAGGTCGCCGTTGAGCAGGTGGAAGAGCGGGTCGACCTGCTCGATGCCGGCCACGATGTCCGCCGAGGCGGGCGAGGCTATGCCGCTGGGCACCGAGGTGTAGCCGCCCTTGCCGTCCGGCTGCCAGGTGGTGTTCGGCA from Kitasatospora sp. NBC_01250 includes these protein-coding regions:
- a CDS encoding acyl-CoA dehydrogenase family protein; the protein is MSEDDLRARVQELLAAYPPQEVDRLDFLRARFDAGLAWVHFPVGLGGLGAPRASQAVVDAELAAAGAPDNDPRRIGIGLGMAAPTILRYGTAEQQHRWLRPLWTGEEVWCQLFSEPGAGSDLAALATRAVPDADGSWLVNGQKVWTSSAHTARWAILIARTDPAVPKHQGITYFVCDMTDPGVEVRPLRQITGEAEFNEVFLTDVRIPDTDRLGAVGEGWRVATTTLNNERVAIGGQRTPREGGLIGIVAETWRERPELRTAELHQRLLQHWVDAEVLRLTGERLRQQLAAGQPGPEGAGGKLGFARLAQQLTAFEVELLGEEGLGYDDWTLRRPELVDFNGREAGYRYLRAKGNSIEGGTSEILRTIIAERVLGLPPEPRTDKDVPWKELSR
- a CDS encoding phosphotransferase family protein: MTDNPPGLDLAALRAHLGTGALSAELIEGGRSNLTYRLTDGERRWVLRRPPLGHVLATAHDMAREYRVIGALADSPVPVPRAVRLTEDPSVIGAPFYLMEFVEGTAHRDSAALAALGPARVRALADHLVDTLVALHGVDPQEVGLADFGRPEGFLARQVQRWGKQLAASRSREVAGIDELATKLDATLPPSPAPTLLHGDYRLDNVLVGPDDRITAVLDWEMSTLGDPLTDLGLLVMYTELAAEFAGVIPGVALAPGFPSGAELIDRYAGRSGRDVAAVDWYVAFASFKLAVVLEGIHFRYGQGRTVGAGFDRVGELVPLFVAHGLTALKER
- a CDS encoding purple acid phosphatase family protein encodes the protein MEQSHDAPEQHSGAGSVSRRAALRLTAGVGGAALTAGPLLGATQASADDGSGAGAAPDQGQGSPLLLTRPESLGAPAVEGLHLTFGADPTRQMSVSWTTDGQVRNPRVRFGTLEGGFGHTVAADTRTYTDGISNRVVHTHHARLTNLKPGTYYTYVALHDGGRPDAGTFRTAARGRQPFTFTSFGDQAVPNTTWQPDGKGGYTSVPSGIASPASADIVAGIEQVDPLFHLLNGDLCYANISPDRLRTWQGFFANNTRSARYRPWMPAAGNHENEKSNGPIGFTAFQTRFDLPDNGGDDETKGLWYSFTVGSVHVVVLQNDDVAYQDAGDAYVHGYSGGAQRAWLEKDLAKARADRSIDWVVVCMHQVVISSSDANGADRGVREQWGPLFDRYQVDLVVCGHEHDYERSLPVRGTVSGSETLTPNPVSTATDVMDTSQGTVHMVLGGGGNSSPSNSQFFKPAQAKVITGVGAVGANGKRTPVYVHEDAPWIGVRDLDHAYGFAAFTVDPGTKPGGTTSIHVTYYRVAQPDGSISPMESFVLHRKRSDGH
- a CDS encoding acyl-CoA dehydrogenase family protein — protein: MDFAFDARTEELREQLSAFLTEHVYPAESRLVVNEDWSTPAVVRELQQEARAQGLWNLFCELPNLQYAPLAELTGRSILLAPAAVNCAAPDTGNMELLAQFGDEAQRKQWLEPLLNGEIRSAFAMTEPEVASSDASNIETRIERHGGDYVVNGRKWYITGAMNPDCRIFIVMGKTDPHGDPRRQQSMILVPRDTPGVTVKRAMTVFGYEDRDHGGHAEVLFEDVRVPAANLIGEPGSGFAIAQARLGPGRIHHCMRAIGIAERALELMCRRVTERVAFGKPLAAQGVVQDWIAESRVRIEQARLLVLKTAWLMDTVGNKGAHTEIQAIKIAVPQTVEWILDKAVQAHGAAGVSQDTPLAQLWAGNRTLRLADGPDEVHRRSLARRELRRYQG